One Nostoc sp. UHCC 0302 DNA window includes the following coding sequences:
- a CDS encoding Gldg family protein: MKTIAKKQLWQYLFLLGPFLFVVGLTAGLVSEQWGAIPLAFLISGIVISGLWVAWQSQQNHWWQSRSTQAGTNALVATIAVLAILGLINFLGTRYHLRTDLTETQLFTLAPQSRELVRTLPQPIKVWIFDVTQNPQDRDLLNNYQRQSTKFKFEYVNPQLRPGLAEKFGVKDFGEVYLESGDKRQLVQVVNENERLSEVRLTSRLQQITSSTTAKVYFLQGHGERPFSPGKGAISQAVQALDDKNYTASPLNLAENSKVPEDATVLVVAGPQRGLFEGEVKALQEYLNRGGNLLLMIDPNTDPKVDSLLQEWGVRLDNRLAVDVSGQSVGLGPAAPLVTEYGQHPITKDFGNGISVYPIARPLEITPVASVQATPLLRTKPYPSSWAESDLQSEKLEFNADKDLKGPLTLGVALTKKLPAKSANPIPQASPAPSRLPSPTTNVSPSLSTPITDEKSKPTATESRLVVLGNSDFATDGLFQNQLNGDVFLNSVSWLSQQDQQSLSIRPKETKNRRINLTTTQANLLTLSSLFFLPLIGFVTAVAIWWKRR, translated from the coding sequence ATGAAGACAATCGCAAAAAAGCAACTCTGGCAATATCTGTTTTTGCTAGGCCCATTCCTCTTTGTTGTCGGCTTAACAGCTGGATTAGTATCTGAACAGTGGGGGGCAATTCCATTAGCATTTCTAATTTCAGGAATTGTGATCAGCGGGTTATGGGTGGCGTGGCAAAGCCAGCAGAATCACTGGTGGCAGAGTCGTTCTACCCAAGCTGGTACTAATGCCTTGGTAGCGACAATAGCAGTCTTGGCGATTTTGGGTTTAATTAACTTTTTGGGTACTCGTTACCACCTACGCACAGATTTAACAGAAACTCAGTTATTTACCCTTGCCCCTCAGTCACGAGAACTGGTGCGTACTTTACCACAGCCGATTAAGGTATGGATATTTGATGTAACTCAAAATCCCCAAGATCGAGATTTGCTGAATAATTATCAACGGCAAAGCACAAAATTTAAGTTTGAGTACGTTAATCCCCAACTTAGACCTGGACTTGCAGAAAAGTTCGGCGTCAAAGATTTTGGAGAAGTTTACCTAGAATCTGGAGATAAACGGCAATTAGTACAGGTGGTAAATGAAAATGAACGCCTGTCAGAAGTCAGGTTAACTAGTCGCCTGCAACAAATCACCAGTTCAACCACAGCTAAAGTTTATTTCCTTCAAGGTCATGGCGAACGCCCATTTTCACCTGGTAAAGGTGCAATATCACAAGCGGTTCAGGCATTAGACGATAAAAATTACACAGCATCACCGCTGAATTTAGCAGAAAACTCCAAAGTTCCTGAAGATGCGACTGTTTTGGTAGTCGCTGGCCCTCAGCGAGGACTGTTTGAGGGCGAGGTTAAAGCCTTGCAAGAGTATCTGAATCGCGGCGGTAACTTGCTGCTGATGATTGATCCTAATACTGATCCTAAAGTTGACAGCTTGTTACAAGAGTGGGGCGTTCGTCTGGATAATCGTTTAGCTGTGGATGTCTCTGGGCAAAGTGTGGGACTTGGCCCTGCTGCTCCCTTAGTGACAGAATACGGACAACATCCGATTACCAAAGATTTCGGTAACGGCATATCTGTTTATCCAATTGCACGACCTTTGGAAATCACCCCAGTGGCTAGTGTCCAGGCTACTCCTTTGCTACGAACCAAACCCTATCCCAGCAGCTGGGCTGAAAGCGACCTGCAAAGCGAAAAATTGGAGTTTAATGCAGATAAAGACCTCAAAGGCCCTCTAACCTTGGGCGTGGCTTTAACAAAAAAACTACCTGCCAAATCTGCTAATCCTATTCCCCAAGCTTCGCCTGCACCCTCACGCCTACCATCACCAACCACTAATGTTTCTCCCAGTCTTTCCACCCCTATAACTGACGAAAAATCTAAACCAACAGCTACCGAATCACGCTTAGTCGTGTTAGGAAATTCCGATTTTGCCACTGATGGCTTGTTTCAAAATCAGCTAAATGGAGATGTGTTTCTCAACTCAGTCAGTTGGCTAAGTCAACAGGATCAGCAATCCCTTTCCATTCGTCCTAAAGAAACTAAAAACCGCCGGATAAATCTGACAACAACGCAAGCAAATCTTTTAACATTGTCGTCATTGTTCTTTTTACCCTTAATTGGGTTTGTAACGGCCGTTGCTATCTGGTGGAAAAGACGGTAA
- a CDS encoding ABC transporter permease, whose translation MGVVLSNIIAIYRRELQSYFLSPLAYAIAGIFWFIAGLFFVMILLGPEGILPTVAAIDLQGQQGVPIPPIDVPYEFVRAFLERMGWLLLFVLPILSMGLYAEERKRGTLELLATSPITNWAVAVGKLLGVLTFFTTIVLPMLAFEAIALGGSNPPMPASIPLLAHLGLILLAAAILSLGMFISSLTDSTILSAVLTFAVILFLLFIDFIAKIIPGSVGEALGYLSLLRHYSTLIQGIFDTSSLLLFASYIFLGIFLTAQSIDALRFQRQ comes from the coding sequence ATGGGTGTAGTACTGAGTAATATTATTGCCATTTATCGCCGAGAGTTACAGAGTTATTTTCTCTCGCCTTTAGCGTATGCGATCGCAGGTATATTTTGGTTCATCGCGGGGCTGTTTTTCGTGATGATTTTGCTAGGGCCAGAGGGTATATTGCCAACAGTCGCTGCAATAGATTTACAAGGACAACAGGGAGTGCCAATACCGCCAATAGATGTCCCATATGAATTTGTGCGGGCATTTTTGGAACGAATGGGGTGGCTGTTGTTGTTTGTGCTGCCAATTCTCTCAATGGGACTTTATGCCGAAGAACGCAAACGAGGCACTTTAGAACTCTTAGCCACGTCACCAATCACAAATTGGGCGGTAGCTGTAGGTAAATTATTAGGCGTGCTGACATTTTTTACAACAATCGTCTTACCCATGCTAGCGTTTGAAGCGATCGCTCTTGGTGGGTCAAATCCACCAATGCCAGCCTCAATTCCCTTATTGGCTCATCTTGGATTAATCTTGCTAGCAGCTGCAATTTTGTCATTAGGAATGTTTATTTCTTCTCTAACAGACAGTACAATCCTCTCTGCTGTTCTCACTTTTGCAGTCATTTTATTCCTATTATTCATTGATTTTATTGCCAAAATTATCCCTGGTTCTGTCGGCGAAGCTTTGGGTTATCTGTCCTTGCTGAGACATTACAGTACATTAATCCAAGGAATCTTCGATACTAGTAGCTTGCTTTTATTTGCCAGTTACATATTTTTAGGTATCTTTCTCACAGCACAATCAATTGATGCACTGCGCTTTCAACGTCAGTAG
- a CDS encoding ABC transporter ATP-binding protein, producing the protein MIEVEHLSKIYGSTPAITDVTFSVEQGEILGFLGPNGAGKTTTMRILAGYLPATNGKAKIAGYDVHENSLAVRQRIGYLPETPPLYPEMTVEGFLHFVARIKGVSAGDRAKKVLAAMKRCNIEDKRHVIIRKLSKGYRQRVGIAQAIVHDPPAIILDEPTVGLDPRQIIEVRNLIKSLAGTHTIILSTHILPEVSMTCSRVAIINRGKVVATNTPENLMTQLTGGAGYELEIEGEAALAKQVLQNVAGVSLVESFPTAAIHGHQPLSNNRAYLRVISQPGKEPGKDIVATLVRTGFGLHEMRRVNATLEDVFLQLTTEEKNLDEIDSPAQEGEAA; encoded by the coding sequence ATGATTGAAGTTGAACATCTGAGTAAAATATACGGTTCTACCCCAGCTATTACCGATGTCACTTTTAGTGTCGAGCAAGGGGAGATTTTAGGGTTCTTAGGGCCTAATGGCGCTGGCAAAACTACAACTATGCGGATTCTAGCAGGTTATTTGCCTGCAACTAATGGTAAAGCCAAGATTGCTGGCTATGATGTGCATGAAAATTCCCTGGCTGTGCGTCAGCGAATTGGTTATTTACCAGAAACGCCGCCGTTATATCCAGAAATGACAGTAGAGGGATTTTTGCATTTTGTGGCGCGGATTAAAGGAGTATCAGCAGGCGATCGCGCCAAAAAGGTACTAGCAGCAATGAAACGCTGCAATATAGAAGACAAGCGCCACGTAATTATTCGCAAACTTTCCAAAGGATATCGCCAAAGAGTTGGCATTGCCCAAGCGATCGTCCACGATCCACCGGCGATTATTCTGGATGAACCTACTGTTGGGCTTGATCCCCGCCAAATTATTGAGGTGCGGAATTTAATTAAAAGCCTCGCTGGTACGCACACAATTATTCTGTCCACGCACATTCTGCCCGAAGTGAGCATGACTTGTAGCCGCGTGGCGATTATCAATCGAGGCAAAGTAGTAGCAACAAATACCCCAGAAAACCTGATGACACAATTGACAGGTGGTGCAGGGTATGAATTGGAAATAGAAGGAGAAGCTGCCTTAGCAAAACAGGTATTGCAAAATGTAGCAGGTGTGAGTCTGGTAGAATCATTTCCGACAGCAGCAATACATGGTCATCAACCCTTAAGCAATAATCGTGCTTATCTGCGGGTAATATCGCAGCCGGGAAAAGAACCAGGAAAGGATATTGTCGCAACATTAGTGCGTACAGGATTTGGTTTACATGAAATGCGGCGTGTCAACGCTACTTTAGAAGATGTGTTCTTACAATTGACCACAGAAGAAAAGAATTTGGATGAGATAGACTCACCAGCCCAAGAAGGAGAAGCAGCATAA
- a CDS encoding bifunctional serine/threonine-protein kinase/formylglycine-generating enzyme family protein — MALEYGFFKKTLDRRYKILKKLSEGNFGETYLAIDQKRPSKPLCVVKRLKPKHNNPKVLELFEQEAVILEKLGEHPQIPRLLAHFAVRNELYIIQDYVEGHNLRKEIVRGKQLSQDDVTKLLQDVLEVLVFVHQHNVIHRDIKPENVMRCKQDGKLFLIDFGSVKELGVLSSNQQRMNPTSVFIGTPGYIPTEQARGKPRLSSDIYALGMMCIEALTGIAPSLLQEDSRTGQTLWRDYVPQVSDRLADILNTMVCDEYTSRYPSAVEALQALTSTTELPLSSSPLLSSPEELLQRESSRVDEFPNLGGLPWDHPKIWSEGSLRSNFSVSSDFSGQGTASSPPISNLNLTVNSQLEPQLLEIDQSEFETAILPVQQFEFEIATVAGKSSFNSTATYEIIRSNSWAQCLIEELGNDITLEMVSIPGGQFLMGSPDDEPERFDSESPQHPVKVRPFFMGKFPVTQAQWRTVAMLPLINRHLEPDPAHVKGATRPVEQVSWDDAVEFCARLSQKTGRDYRLPSEAEWEYACRAKTTNPFHFGDTITPSLANYNHNSVSSGGFQGTNHWQTSPVGCFPPNAFGLYDMHGNVWEWCADHWHDNYQGAPLDGSAWLSNEENQSRLIRGGSWKSSARLCRSAYRSWNPQDGRGNLLGFRVAVSL; from the coding sequence ATGGCACTTGAGTATGGGTTTTTTAAGAAAACACTGGATAGACGTTACAAAATCCTGAAAAAACTAAGTGAAGGAAACTTTGGTGAAACCTACTTGGCCATAGATCAGAAACGTCCTAGTAAACCTCTATGTGTAGTTAAGCGGCTCAAGCCAAAGCATAACAATCCCAAAGTGTTAGAACTCTTTGAGCAGGAAGCAGTAATCTTAGAAAAGTTGGGCGAACACCCCCAAATACCCCGGTTGCTGGCTCACTTTGCTGTCCGCAATGAGCTGTACATTATCCAAGATTATGTAGAGGGACACAATCTGAGAAAAGAAATTGTCCGAGGAAAGCAACTGAGCCAAGATGATGTCACAAAGCTGTTGCAGGACGTTTTAGAAGTGCTGGTTTTTGTCCATCAACACAATGTAATTCACCGAGATATCAAGCCTGAAAATGTCATGCGGTGCAAACAAGATGGCAAGCTGTTTCTGATTGACTTTGGTTCTGTCAAAGAGCTTGGCGTCCTCTCAAGTAATCAACAAAGGATGAATCCTACCAGCGTGTTCATTGGTACTCCTGGTTATATACCCACCGAGCAAGCTAGGGGTAAGCCTCGCCTAAGTAGTGATATCTACGCTTTAGGAATGATGTGTATAGAGGCTTTGACAGGAATTGCCCCCAGCCTTCTGCAAGAAGATTCTCGTACTGGGCAAACCCTGTGGCGTGACTATGTACCACAGGTAAGCGATCGCCTTGCCGATATTCTTAATACAATGGTTTGCGATGAATATACTTCGCGCTATCCCTCCGCAGTCGAAGCATTGCAAGCGCTCACTTCAACTACAGAGTTGCCGCTATCATCCTCGCCACTACTTTCATCTCCAGAGGAGTTGCTACAACGCGAAAGCAGCCGTGTAGATGAGTTTCCTAACTTGGGCGGACTGCCGTGGGATCACCCGAAAATTTGGAGCGAAGGCTCCCTCCGCTCTAATTTCTCTGTTTCCTCAGACTTCTCTGGGCAAGGTACTGCCTCATCACCTCCGATTTCTAATCTCAACTTGACAGTCAACTCGCAACTTGAACCCCAGTTGTTAGAAATTGATCAAAGTGAGTTTGAGACGGCAATCTTACCTGTACAACAATTTGAGTTTGAGATTGCTACTGTTGCTGGGAAAAGTTCATTTAACTCCACTGCTACCTATGAAATCATCCGTAGTAATAGCTGGGCGCAATGCTTAATTGAGGAGTTAGGAAACGACATCACCTTAGAGATGGTATCTATTCCCGGCGGGCAGTTCTTGATGGGTTCTCCAGACGATGAACCAGAAAGATTTGATTCTGAAAGCCCACAGCATCCGGTGAAAGTCAGACCCTTTTTTATGGGTAAGTTTCCAGTCACTCAGGCACAATGGCGGACAGTTGCGATGCTCCCTCTCATCAACCGCCATCTCGAACCTGATCCGGCTCATGTTAAAGGGGCAACCCGTCCGGTAGAACAAGTTTCTTGGGACGATGCAGTCGAGTTTTGTGCAAGGCTTTCTCAGAAAACAGGGCGAGATTATCGGCTTCCTAGCGAAGCCGAGTGGGAATATGCCTGTCGTGCCAAAACCACTAACCCCTTTCATTTTGGTGACACTATTACCCCTAGTTTGGCAAACTACAACCACAACTCTGTTTCCAGCGGCGGTTTCCAAGGAACGAATCATTGGCAAACAAGCCCTGTCGGCTGTTTTCCCCCAAATGCTTTTGGACTATATGATATGCATGGCAATGTCTGGGAATGGTGCGCGGATCACTGGCACGATAATTATCAAGGCGCTCCCTTAGATGGAAGTGCTTGGCTATCTAACGAAGAGAATCAGTCTCGTCTTATTCGGGGTGGTTCTTGGAAAAGTTCTGCAAGATTATGCCGTTCTGCATATCGCAGTTGGAATCCTCAAGATGGTCGCGGCAATCTCCTTGGTTTTCGCGTGGCAGTGTCTTTATAA
- a CDS encoding protein kinase produces the protein MNSLYCSKGHENSPGSRFCLQCGEKLLDTPISYGIQPGLTLGDRYVIVRQIGQGGFGRTYLAEDINRFRELCVLKEFSPQVQTAYVLQKAEELFQREATVLYKLQHPQIPRFRELLRINLEDKAYLFLVQDYVEGETYNSLLNDRTQKGLRFTEAEVRQLLQQILPVLEYIHSLGVIHRDISPDNLILRTFDQLPILIDFGGVKQVVATVASQYYQPGEAVSTPAPTLLGKIGFAPPEQMQTGMVSPHSDLYALAVTVLVLLTGKQPQELIDTRTLSWQWRREISLSPILGQVLDKMLSARPSDRYQSARQVLEALTPPPVSYPPTQYPTPPVSYPPTQYPTPPDTTSNTVAISPSPPLSPSPPPTPWWTPTKTFIAALVLATTAGLAWWGFKSGDGELVGNNPTPTPSITQPTNPLDKYSPAERQRKQRLSDRRQQLGIDQNFYVNLVNQVFWDKNPSLRGRTLSDGTEDESLRAEWDQTAAQLLDKLTSLSGKARGQLGTYTNAERDRWKVEVNQINVGSRSLYDLGDAAFYNEFPEQRGRNFLNQPIGQIWYGFVSDKLSAILAGSAFQKLVFDTGAISKTVSGTLQPGGGKVFIAGLAKEQSLELNLKANSQVLLSVYSPSGKIQFLEDSQKRTLSAKLPENGFYEFVVVSTASQSVSYQLSITAENPTPPPSPTPTPTQATTPTPTPTETPTPEPEPTPAQTQTVPQ, from the coding sequence ATGAATTCCCTATATTGTTCCAAAGGACACGAAAATTCTCCAGGCAGTCGCTTTTGTCTCCAGTGTGGTGAGAAATTGTTGGATACGCCCATAAGCTATGGTATCCAACCGGGGCTAACCTTGGGCGATCGCTATGTAATTGTACGTCAAATTGGTCAAGGGGGTTTTGGACGCACTTATTTAGCTGAAGATATCAACCGCTTTCGTGAACTTTGTGTTTTAAAAGAATTCTCGCCTCAAGTTCAAACCGCCTACGTTTTACAAAAAGCTGAAGAACTTTTTCAGCGAGAAGCGACTGTTCTCTACAAACTGCAACATCCGCAAATTCCTCGTTTCCGGGAACTGTTACGCATCAACCTAGAAGACAAAGCATACCTGTTCTTGGTGCAAGATTATGTAGAAGGAGAAACTTACAACTCTTTATTAAATGATCGCACACAGAAAGGTTTGCGGTTTACAGAGGCGGAAGTACGGCAACTTTTACAGCAAATTTTGCCAGTCTTAGAGTACATTCATTCTTTGGGAGTCATTCATCGCGACATTTCCCCAGATAACTTAATCCTGCGTACCTTTGACCAGCTACCAATTTTAATTGACTTTGGCGGTGTCAAACAAGTAGTTGCAACTGTTGCCTCGCAATATTACCAACCCGGCGAAGCTGTATCTACCCCAGCACCAACTCTATTAGGTAAAATAGGATTCGCTCCCCCAGAACAGATGCAAACTGGGATGGTTTCTCCCCACAGCGACTTATATGCTTTGGCGGTAACGGTGCTAGTTTTACTTACAGGCAAGCAGCCACAAGAATTAATTGATACTCGTACTCTTTCTTGGCAGTGGCGACGAGAAATAAGTCTCAGCCCGATTTTGGGTCAAGTACTAGATAAAATGTTATCTGCTAGACCGAGCGATCGCTATCAATCAGCCCGTCAAGTTCTAGAAGCCCTGACACCGCCACCAGTTAGTTATCCGCCAACTCAATATCCCACCCCACCAGTTAGCTATCCCCCAACTCAATATCCCACTCCACCAGATACCACATCTAACACTGTCGCCATCTCCCCCTCTCCCCCCCTCTCCCCTTCTCCCCCTCCTACTCCGTGGTGGACACCAACAAAAACCTTCATCGCAGCATTAGTATTAGCAACTACTGCTGGATTAGCTTGGTGGGGATTCAAAAGCGGCGATGGCGAATTGGTAGGCAATAATCCTACACCTACCCCAAGTATTACCCAGCCAACCAACCCATTAGATAAATATTCACCAGCAGAACGGCAGCGTAAACAAAGATTAAGCGATCGCCGTCAACAGTTGGGTATTGATCAGAATTTTTATGTGAACTTGGTAAATCAAGTCTTTTGGGACAAAAATCCCAGCTTACGGGGACGCACTCTCAGCGATGGTACAGAAGATGAAAGTTTGCGGGCAGAATGGGATCAAACAGCTGCCCAATTGTTAGACAAGTTAACATCTTTGAGTGGCAAGGCACGTGGGCAACTGGGTACTTATACAAATGCTGAACGCGATCGTTGGAAAGTAGAAGTCAATCAAATAAACGTCGGTAGTCGTTCTCTGTATGATTTAGGGGATGCCGCCTTTTATAATGAATTTCCTGAACAACGGGGCAGAAATTTTCTCAATCAACCCATAGGACAAATTTGGTACGGTTTTGTCAGCGATAAGCTCAGTGCTATCCTCGCTGGCAGTGCTTTCCAGAAACTTGTATTTGATACTGGCGCTATTAGTAAAACAGTCAGCGGAACTCTTCAACCTGGTGGTGGAAAAGTTTTTATCGCTGGACTTGCCAAAGAACAATCTCTGGAATTGAATCTCAAAGCAAATTCCCAAGTTTTGTTATCAGTATATTCCCCTTCCGGCAAAATCCAATTTTTGGAAGATTCCCAAAAACGTACTCTCTCAGCTAAATTACCGGAAAACGGATTTTATGAGTTTGTTGTCGTTTCTACAGCATCACAATCAGTAAGTTATCAACTCAGTATCACCGCAGAAAATCCCACTCCTCCCCCATCACCTACACCAACTCCTACACAGGCTACCACACCTACACCAACTCCTACAGAAACTCCTACACCTGAACCTGAACCCACACCAGCACAGACGCAGACAGTGCCTCAGTAG
- a CDS encoding serine/threonine-protein kinase — protein MQVYCSKQHTNNGGNRFCIHCGEPLALAVGQVVDNRYQIIRQLGQGGFGRTYLAEDRKKSNQTCVLKEFAPQVQEQQDLQKAKELFEREASVLKKLQHPQIPRFHSSLQVKIGSKDFFFLVQDYVDGDNFDQLLEQRQTQGKTFSEAEVITLLEHILPVLSYIHSLDVVHRDISPDNLIWRRSDNLPVLIDFGGVKQLPASQGFWFTKLAGNHTLLGKKGYAPEEQLRLGQVFINSDLYSLAVTSLVLLTGKEPQKLYDSYQGVWRWGEIKVSPKLEAILKKMVAYKPSDRYQQAEQILKDLSSSIATKPLSPHITKLKTMVVAPGEKRSNILVSKFHNKTQAIRKAISLPLWIRPFAVSLGVTSVVVLTGAGTLALVNAVIRSVTSITIPSFTLPQIPQLPNPLAKPMGDKGTSRNPKQIISRRQQLEISEVFFTRLVDNSFYTKKPELKGRNLTSKPEDAALRDEWYSTADDLLNKIEQANLSKAARQKLGNYGPKDNATWRQQARSGQFGDYTISQLNKDTNEKFDQLFPGQRRGKLNQQTFGQIWYAIAADKVSKVQSRR, from the coding sequence ATGCAGGTCTATTGCAGTAAACAACACACAAATAATGGCGGTAACCGCTTTTGTATCCATTGCGGTGAGCCATTAGCTCTTGCTGTTGGGCAGGTTGTGGATAATCGCTATCAAATTATACGTCAACTAGGGCAAGGCGGCTTTGGGCGCACTTATTTGGCGGAAGATAGAAAAAAATCTAATCAAACCTGTGTGCTGAAGGAATTTGCCCCCCAAGTTCAAGAACAGCAAGATTTACAAAAAGCTAAAGAGTTATTTGAGCGAGAAGCGAGTGTCCTAAAAAAACTCCAGCATCCACAAATTCCCCGTTTTCACTCCTCGCTACAAGTGAAGATAGGTAGTAAGGATTTTTTCTTTTTAGTGCAAGATTATGTAGATGGTGATAATTTTGACCAATTATTAGAACAGCGCCAAACTCAAGGCAAGACTTTTAGTGAAGCGGAAGTTATAACTCTACTGGAACATATTTTACCTGTACTTTCCTACATTCACTCATTAGATGTAGTTCACCGTGATATCTCTCCTGATAATTTGATTTGGCGGCGTTCTGATAATTTGCCAGTGCTGATTGATTTTGGTGGTGTCAAACAATTACCAGCTTCTCAAGGTTTTTGGTTCACCAAGCTGGCTGGAAATCACACTTTATTAGGTAAAAAAGGCTACGCGCCAGAAGAACAGCTACGCCTGGGACAAGTATTTATTAACAGTGATTTGTATTCTTTAGCGGTGACATCACTAGTCTTGCTTACGGGTAAAGAACCACAAAAGTTATACGACAGCTATCAAGGAGTTTGGCGTTGGGGAGAAATTAAAGTCAGCCCCAAACTAGAAGCAATTTTAAAAAAGATGGTGGCTTATAAACCGAGCGATCGCTATCAACAAGCCGAGCAAATCCTGAAAGATTTATCATCCTCAATTGCTACTAAACCCTTAAGTCCTCATATTACCAAGCTGAAGACGATGGTAGTTGCTCCAGGGGAAAAACGCAGTAATATTCTTGTCAGTAAATTCCACAATAAGACGCAAGCAATTAGGAAAGCAATATCTTTACCCCTTTGGATTCGCCCTTTTGCTGTGAGTCTTGGGGTAACATCTGTAGTAGTTTTGACTGGTGCAGGTACTTTGGCTTTGGTAAATGCGGTTATTCGTAGTGTGACATCAATCACTATCCCATCATTTACACTACCGCAAATCCCACAGTTGCCAAATCCTCTTGCTAAACCGATGGGCGACAAAGGCACAAGTCGCAATCCTAAACAAATTATCAGTCGTCGCCAACAGCTAGAAATTTCCGAAGTATTTTTTACACGTTTAGTAGATAATTCATTTTATACTAAAAAGCCGGAACTAAAGGGACGTAACCTCACGTCTAAACCGGAAGACGCAGCTTTGCGGGATGAATGGTACAGTACTGCTGACGATTTATTAAATAAAATAGAACAAGCTAACCTAAGTAAAGCTGCTCGGCAAAAACTGGGAAACTACGGCCCAAAAGATAACGCCACCTGGAGACAGCAAGCGAGATCCGGGCAATTTGGTGATTATACAATCAGTCAACTGAACAAAGACACAAATGAAAAATTTGATCAGTTGTTTCCTGGTCAGCGCCGTGGGAAACTGAATCAACAGACTTTCGGTCAAATTTGGTATGCGATCGCTGCTGATAAAGTCAGTAAAGTCCAATCTAGGAGATAA
- a CDS encoding phenylacetate--CoA ligase family protein, translating into MNCESQRQRAIRAFEDFVSTPLQTVLQRHLNTPSESAVLALFHDVAANVPAYKAFLAEREINPAAIQTWEDFQKLPAIAKENYILRYPLADLCRHGQLQECDMIAASSGSTGKPTFWPRFFTDELQIATRFEQIFHDSFYADTRHTLAVICFTLGTWVGGMFTTNCCRYLASKGYPITVITPGNNKEEILRVVQELGSTFEQVVLLGYPPFLKDVIDTGIARGVEWQQYQIKLVMAGEVFSEEWRSLVGERVASQNPCYDFASLYGTADAGVLANETPLSICIRRFLAENPNAAKALFGESRLPTLLQYDPINRFFEVEDGALLFSGNNGIPLIRYNILDTGGLIGYDAMLQFLAEWGFNPVAALNQNAQARGIHSLPFVYVFGRSNFTVSYFGANIYPENVTVGLEQPVIQEWVTGKFVLQVKEDADKNRFLSVFVELAPGVESSQDIQQAIASSILSQLLRLNSEFANYVPLEYQMPQVTLAPMGDPEYFPIGVKHRYTRN; encoded by the coding sequence ATGAACTGCGAATCACAACGGCAGCGAGCAATCAGGGCTTTTGAAGATTTTGTGTCTACCCCCCTACAAACAGTATTACAAAGACATTTAAATACTCCCAGCGAGTCGGCTGTTTTGGCTTTATTTCATGATGTGGCTGCTAATGTCCCGGCTTACAAAGCTTTTTTAGCAGAAAGAGAAATCAATCCGGCTGCTATTCAAACCTGGGAAGATTTTCAGAAACTACCAGCGATCGCTAAAGAAAATTATATACTGCGTTATCCTTTAGCTGATTTGTGCCGCCACGGGCAGTTGCAAGAATGTGATATGATAGCTGCCTCCTCCGGTTCCACAGGTAAACCAACATTTTGGCCCCGTTTCTTTACTGATGAACTGCAAATCGCTACACGGTTTGAGCAAATTTTCCACGATAGTTTTTATGCTGACACCAGACACACCCTAGCTGTGATTTGTTTCACTTTAGGCACTTGGGTAGGTGGAATGTTCACTACTAATTGCTGTCGCTATCTTGCCAGCAAAGGTTATCCGATTACTGTCATTACTCCAGGTAACAACAAAGAAGAAATCTTACGAGTTGTGCAGGAACTTGGTTCGACGTTTGAGCAAGTAGTGCTGTTGGGATACCCGCCATTCCTTAAAGATGTAATTGATACTGGTATTGCTCGTGGTGTGGAGTGGCAGCAATATCAGATTAAGTTAGTTATGGCGGGAGAAGTATTCAGCGAAGAATGGCGTAGTTTGGTTGGTGAAAGAGTTGCTTCACAAAATCCTTGCTACGACTTTGCGTCACTTTACGGCACTGCGGATGCAGGTGTGTTGGCTAATGAAACACCGTTAAGTATATGTATTCGTCGTTTTTTGGCAGAAAATCCAAATGCAGCTAAAGCTTTATTTGGAGAATCTCGTTTACCTACACTGTTGCAATATGATCCGATAAATCGTTTTTTTGAAGTTGAGGATGGGGCATTGCTGTTTTCTGGCAACAATGGCATACCTTTAATCCGCTACAACATTTTGGATACTGGTGGCTTAATTGGTTATGATGCCATGCTCCAGTTTTTAGCAGAATGGGGTTTTAACCCAGTCGCAGCGTTAAACCAAAACGCTCAAGCTAGAGGTATTCACTCATTACCTTTCGTTTACGTCTTTGGACGCTCTAATTTTACGGTTTCCTACTTTGGAGCAAATATATATCCAGAAAATGTCACTGTCGGATTAGAACAACCAGTCATCCAAGAATGGGTGACGGGTAAATTTGTGTTGCAGGTAAAGGAAGATGCTGATAAGAACAGATTCTTATCTGTATTTGTGGAGTTAGCACCAGGAGTCGAGAGTAGCCAAGATATACAACAAGCGATCGCATCTTCAATTCTCTCGCAACTGCTACGTCTTAACAGCGAGTTTGCTAACTATGTTCCGTTAGAATATCAAATGCCACAAGTTACACTAGCGCCAATGGGTGATCCAGAATATTTTCCTATTGGGGTGAAGCATCGCTATACGCGCAACTAA